GATGTTCAATTGCCTTAAAAAGCCTTTGCAAAAGCTCAATCGTAATCAGTTTAGCCATATTTCGTCGCGTGCCAGTAAAGCAAAGCAGGAATTGATTAGTATGCAAGAATCGCTCCTGAATCTTGATGTAGCTCTTATGGGCTACAAGGAGGTTAAGCGTAAGGCAGAGAGATTATTGGAAGCAGAGAGTCTGTTCTTAGCTCAGAAGGCAAAAATCAAGTATACACAGCAAGGTGATAGATGTACTAAATTCTTCTATGATCTGATTAAGAGAAACAACAAACGTAATGCAATTTTGGCTATTCAAAAGTCCGATGGTTGCACAATTGTGGACCCAACTGAGATTGCAAATGAGTTCGTTATTTATTACAAAAGCCTTTTGGGTTCGAATGTTGCAACAAAACCACTACAAATGTCCACTCTTATGGACGGGCCGAGAGTTGCTAATGATGATTGGCTTATGTTGACTCGCATTCCTTCTATGTTAGAAGTGAAAAATGCTTTGTTTGATATTGACAATGACAAAGCCCCGGGTTCGGATGGTTATGGTGCTCTCTTTTTCAAATCTGCTTGGCACATTATCGGTTCGGATGTCTTCAATGTAGTCTCTGAATTCTTCAAAAAGGGCAAACTACTAAAACAGTGGAATCATTCCCTTATCTCCTTAATACCGAAATCAGCGGCTGCTACTACAGTTAGCGACTACAGGCCTATTTCGTGTTGCATGGTGTTCTATAAGATTATCTCTAAATTGTTGGTTAGTAGATTGTCTCAGGTGATTAGGAAGTTGGTTGATGAAGCTCAAGCGGGCTTCATTGAAGGTAGATCGATAGTGGATAATATTCATTTGGCTCCAGAGCTGCTTCAAAAGTATTCTAGGAAACGAGGATCTCCCAGGTGTATGCTCAAAGTTGATCTAAAGAAGGCGTATGACACAGTTAATTGGAGCTTCTTGAATGATGTCCTAAAATACTTGAATTTCCCGGTTACTTTCATTAAGTGGATCATGGAGTGTGTTTCGACAACTTCTTATTCTGTTGTGATCAATGGTCGTTTTCACGGGCACTTCCAGGGACAGAGAGGTCTCTGACAAGGTGACCCTCTTTCTCCTTATTTATTCACTTTATGCATTGAGGTTCCTGCTCGTGATTTGAAGAGAATGTCTCGTGATCCAAATTTTGACTTTCATCCAAAGTTCGGATACATGGCTATCACACATTTAGCATATGCTGATGATTTATTGCTATTATCTAGAGCTGATGTTCGTAGTGTCTCTATGATCTTGCAATGTGTGAATAATTTTGGGGACATGGCTGGACTTAGGATAAATTTTTCGAAGTCTAACGTATATTTGGGCAGTGTTCCGGAAAATGAAAGCAGAAAATCATTGATATATCTGGATTCACTCTTGGGGTCTTGCCTTTTCGATATTTGGGAGTGCCCCTTGCGTCCAGACGGCTTACTTCCTCGGGTTACTGTACATCTGTGGATGCAATCTCAAATAAAGTTGCTGCTTGGCCCAGAAACTCGTTATCTTATGCAGGGAAGCTTGAACTTATCAGGTCAGTTGTTCAGGGTATTGAGTGTTTCTGGTTATCTATTCTTCCGTTACCTTCGTGCATTATTGATAGAATTTATTCAATGTGTCGGAAATTTGTTTGGCCTAccaacccccccccccccccagcGTGGAGTGTCCTTTGTAAACCAATGGATGCAGGTGGTTGGGGTCTTAAGAATTTAAAAGCTTGAAATAAGGCCTTGATAGCGAAGACTCTTTGGAACATTCATATGAAGAAAGATTGTTGGTGGATCAAATGGGTTAATCATGAATATAGTCACTTGTCTAGTGTTTGGAGTTGGGACTGGAGTAAAGAGCAATCTCCTCTTATTAAACAGATCATTGCGTTACGTGATGAGATGATTTTAGCCCATGGTTCGGTGCAAGCCTCGATCGCAATGCTGGGTACGTGGTTTGGTTGCTCTCAGGGACTGTCGAATGCCTATGATTTCTTTGTCGGTAGATGGAATAGATGGCCTTGGAAACCTCTTATCGCCAAGTGTTGCATTCTACCGAAGCATAGGTTCTTGTTGTGGTTGGTTTCTCATCGCAAGTTGCTTACTCGTGACAGACTAGGTTATCTTCTAGACAGATCTTGTTTTTTGTGCAACTATTATGCTGAATCTGTGAGTCATCTCTTCTTTGATTGTCCTATAGCTAGATCTATCTGGAATTGAATTCGTTCGTGGCTCGGGATGCGTAAGAGAATGGGAACTACTGCGGCCGTTCTGAATGCTTTCCGAGGTGTTTATCGTGGTAGCTCGGCCCTCAATAAGATGCGGTGTGTGGCTCTCGCTGCAACGGTTTACCATATCTGGAATATCAGAAATAGAAAGATTTTCGAAGATGAGGAACCGAATCTTGAGGGGACGATATTGAAGATCAAGATTCATGTGCTTCGAAGTGTGCCAAATGCGTGTGATTTGGTTCAAACATTGTTATAGAGTTTGTTGGGGTCTATTAGTCTACTGaaaattattgttgttattgttcctGGAAATGTCCAGTGTAGTTGTTTTGTACTAACTTTTACCCGTTTTTAATGAatcaattcattaaaaaaaaagatatactcCTCCACATCATAGAGATGAAGaaagttggactagaataaatATGATAGTACATAAATTCtcgtttaatatttttattctcatagaagaaaatttttatttttattgcacATATAACTTGAGGATTTTTACAGCGGAATAATAAAATACATGACCATGTTATTTATAAACATGGGCTAGACCACATGATTATAAGCATGACTTTTGAGAATCCAAAATTCAGCAACAAATATTTTCCTCTTGTTcaattttcttggttttttgtGTCTGGAAATTATAAtagacaaaagaaaataaaaagttaagTCTTTGACGACTTAGTGAGTTTTGATTAGTGGCTAGTTTATATAATGATATAAgataaaaagaaatttaatagaTAATGAATATGAGTGCCATGAgtgaaataatattaataaataaatgtaatatttttttggaacatttcatattcgcaaccttgatttaatgttaataaaacttgttattttgtttctaatgatttatcgaagtgcgcaggaagctgaaactgatcaggcttcgaactgatcagttaaccgAGCCGAAACTGAAGCTTtcgagaagcaaactgaaagtgtcaactgattgtccaaactgaaccagtccaaTTGAAGCATCAATAATAGTTccactgattgttcagttgatatgtggttcagcagaagaccttcagaagtcCGGTCAGCTGATGAAAAGCTCAACTGATGGAAAACcaaactgatcagttcaactaaatcagtgaaatcagttcagctaacgagtcaactgatttcaccgtaCCAGCTCAAGACCAATTCAACTGActagttcaaagcatcagttaggaatcaatcagtttggagaacacgacaagcttatctaatggAATTCAGTTACGCACAACGATACAAAAACAtttgtactatcaatagtacaataatggacgttgcaaaAAAGattaaagccaaaatgttccagaataGCTGTCGGAAAaatcgagacacaaatttcaaggaacgcattcaagttgcaacggatacaattattgaatctcactgtacgatcaagcttcccgcctataaatagaagacgAAGTTCAGTGAGAAGTAAGTgggaaaacaagagagaaaagaaagggcatgCATATTGCATATCAACTTACAAGAAAGCAATCATCCCAGTCAAGGGAATACAccaaagttatatcagcttagtttagaagtttatttcccttagtgtgtgagaacatcttcACGTTGTATTCATTGTCCAGTTATCACACACGAACActatcactcacatatatcagagagttgagcttatagattagctgagtgagtcttgcacaaagacattaaacttgtgtatgtagactttgacacatagacgttaaacaagtgttggataaaagctgttgtattcAGTCTAGACTAGAAGTTCAGTTAGGTAGTAGAGTAAGTCCTAAGATGAGaaggtttgtacaaggtgttgtataaatcaaagtcttctagtggatcttaCCCaagtggtagaaggggtgacgtaggagcagttgaagtctccgaacatccataaacataccttttgtacttaactgattaaatttgttttaaaactgatttgatcagttcgagcagttatcagttcagttctcaccataactgaactgatatatgcaagaaTTGATTCCATTTAtttcagtttacacaagttaaaaggctttcaaattagtcagctttcttaacgaaggattattttgagTATTTTCCACTCGGTTTGTAaccaaactcgatctaatttatcggtgtatacattcttagaacacgagctattgaacctcatggagaatattgtgtttgaagcacttTCAAAGGTGCCCCGAATCGATctatcaattggtatcagagctagctgttctaagaaggacatttgaaagctgattttttaaaatatgttttaaaataatatttaaaatggatttcaaaatcttcttaaaaattttatatgagcTTACCGTGGGAAGAGAGAAGATTGTTGGCTTTGCAACTAAcattgtagccacttctctCGACTCTAGATTTTGTTGTTCTAGCAACTCACAGGGTTTTGAGGTCAACTGACAGCAGAACAACTAAACTGATCAGTGGATAAGATTTCAGTTGCCAGCCTACCAGTTCAGATGATCAATAGATGAAGCCCAACTGCTAGCTGTATTTGAGAGcaaatttcttcaagttcttgcATTCATTGGTATCATGGACACATTCTTAATGGTATGAGCAAAatttcactattatatgttgGTCCGAGGGCCGTGAGAGCTTTGGAACAGCTCTGTCATCATCGCTGATGTGTATTGCCCTATCTCTTGAAACCTTCGAAGGCATATATTGGGAAAAACATCCCAGTGGATTTCCTCTTTGTACCTAATCATTTGCCCTTTCTACCGAGTCTCCTCTTTCTTTTTTCATAGTTTATCTTTTCTGTCTTTGAGCCTCATCCATATTCATGTACTTTTCCGCACAAGATAAAATATCTTCAAAGTACCGGGGCAACTTTTTCACTAGGTACAGAAGAAATCTCCTTCCTAGAGTGAAAGTTGTTGTCTTATTCTCGAGGGCACATGATGGTACATCCAAGGACACTTTATTAAACCAGTGGATGTATTCCCACAATTATTCTTTCCCGTTCTGCTTCACTAGAGTCCACCAGTGTGGTAAGAAAATGTTGCTGTAGTTATGCAAGAAGATGTGATTGAAGTCTTCGAAGGAATGGATGCTTTGAGGTTCTAACTTCTCAAACTAATTCTGGGCAGAGTCCACCAGTGTGGTAAGAAAAGCTTTGCACTTAATTCTGTCTTCATAGCAGTTAAACATGATCATGTTCTCGAATCGGGTCAGGTTTTCTTCTGGATCAGTATTTCAATCATAATCTCTGATCTTGGCTGACTTGTAGTGAATGGGTAAGGGCTCATTCACTATCTGGACAGAGAAATGACATCTTCAAGGCTGGGTTTGGAAAGTCCGGGAAGACCTGACATGTCTTTCTTGCTTTTTTACCTTCTTCATCCGTCCTTCTAGCTCCTCGGCCACAGTAAGAGCCTTTGAACCCCCATGAGAATTCTTACCCTTCTTTTAGACTTGTCCCATGATGAGATTCATTATCAttgttaaaataacaaaaataataattattgatactTTTAAAATTAACGTTGtcataaaactatatttttgttattttaattattaatattaaaatcattattaaattatcataattttttcttattatttaaaataaaattacttcatacaatatattatttatttttattattattaagatgtagatttaaattaattaaactaaataaaataaatttttaataaaattagtaAGAATTGAGAgcgagaaaaatataaaaataatcagTCTGATTAAAATAAGCAATGTCTAAactctaaaaaaaacaaatataaaatatgagaTGAGAATTCTCAAATTTTCCAAATTCATTCCAAAAACGGAAATCATCGGGACCGCTCCCCAAAACCGGTAAACCTTTAACACCGCGCGTTCGCGCCACGCAAGACTACGAGGGGGTGTAACGGTAATTACAGCACCCTGTCGTATCCTTTTCTCTGATTTGCACGCGCACACATGCACATCTACCATGATTATCGGATTCTGAATTCGATTTCGAAACTCGTGATTCAGGTATCGAACCGATTAATCGATTCTTATATTTTCATATCTTAATCTTAGCCCTAATTAATGGTGGGTTGATTGATTGATTGCTATTTTTTGTTATTACAACACGCGGGGAGGGATCGAATCCGGGGAGGAGCCAGCTTAAGCTGGTGGAAAAGACCATTGGGCTAAAGCCCGGTCtcgattgattgattgattgattgcttGCTATTTTGATTTCGAAGTTTTCTATGGACGATCAGTGGGGTTGGTAAAGCTTCATTTTTAAGAGGTTATTGATTCACCATAAAGAATGACTTCAACTTCAGACGTTGGATTAATTGGGCAAGTGTCGAACAAGAGGCCTTTGGAAAATGGTCGTGTGCCCAAATACAAGCCCAGGAAAGTATCTGCGGTCCGTGATTTTCCTCCTGGGTGTGGTCTCCATGCTGTACCTGCTGATTCCAAGCATGAGGAAAATGGCGGTGGTGTTAATGATTGTCGCGTGGCCCATGCTGCGATAGCTAATGGTGTCAAGAGTTTCTTAGCATCCAGTCCAATGGAGACTGATATAGGTGACATTCCCAAATTTCTAAAACTTGATGAAATAAAGAATTCTGAAATTGTAAAGGATGATGGACCTAGTGGCGTTAAAGTTTCTAGCACCGAGGTTGATTGTGGGTCGCGTTATATTAGTAGTCCTGTGGATAAAGTAGTTGAGTCGGTGAATGCGTTGGTGGAAGATGTTACAGCCACAGCGATAGATGGCACGAATGTAGAGGAAGTGATGATGGAAATCGGACCCACATGCGACGAGTTGCCAAATGAGGTTGAAGTTCAAAAACTTGAAGCGTTAGATCAACCAGTTGAATTAGATAGAGCTGAATCATTGGATGCATTGGTGGGGAAAATGAACACCACGGATGGTTTCTCGAATGGTGTTGCAAAGATTACAGAGTTTGATTCTTCTAAGGAAGAGACAGAGCCTACAGGCCAGTCAACGTTGGAAAAGTTAAGTGAGGTGGAGGCATCGGTTTCGATTCCAAATTCCATTGCAGGCGATGCAAAATCCGTGTCAGATGCTGGTGCT
This genomic window from Primulina huaijiensis isolate GDHJ02 chromosome 7, ASM1229523v2, whole genome shotgun sequence contains:
- the LOC140980855 gene encoding uncharacterized protein is translated as MAITHLAYADDLLLLSRADVRSVSMILQCVNNFGDMAGLRINFSKSNVYLGSVPENESRKSLIYLDSLLGSCLFDIWECPLRPDGLLPRVTVHLWMQSQIKLLLGPETRYLMQGSLNLSAKTLWNIHMKKDCWWIKWVNHEYSHLSSVWSWDWSKEQSPLIKQIIALRDEMILAHGSVQASIAMLGTWFGCSQGLSNAYDFFVGRWNRWPWKPLIAKCCILPKHRFLLWLVSHRKLLTRDRLGYLLDRSCFLCNYYAESVSHLFFDCPIARSIWN